One Lycium barbarum isolate Lr01 chromosome 5, ASM1917538v2, whole genome shotgun sequence genomic window carries:
- the LOC132642640 gene encoding uncharacterized protein LOC132642640, producing MILHLQIIVAEIGESCVWVFEEHPLMADGTTPNRVTRASADKMAAERRSKNIHDPRRVQNPPIAKSSKKIDSATVTKRRKTTDIVPGSKGKQVVEAEAEEEKLPAKKQVFL from the exons ATGATTCTTCATCTTCAAATCATTGTTGCAGAAATTGGGGAAAGTTGTGTTTGG GTTTTTGAAGAACATCCATTAATGGCAGACGGAACAACACCTAATAGGGTTACTCGAG CCTCTGCCGATAAAATGGCTGCTGAAAGGCGTTCCAAGAATATTCATGATCCTCGAAGAGTTCAAAATCCCCCAATTGCAAAATCTTCAAAGAAAATAGATTCGGCTACAGTCACGAAGAGGAGAAAAACTACTGATATTGTTCCGGGCAGCAAGGGGAAACAAGTCGTAGAGGCTGAAGCGGAAGAAGAGAAATTACCTGCGAAGAAACAGGTATTTCTTTGA